From the Phyllopteryx taeniolatus isolate TA_2022b chromosome 20, UOR_Ptae_1.2, whole genome shotgun sequence genome, one window contains:
- the abi1a gene encoding abl interactor 1a isoform X7, with amino-acid sequence MAELQMLLDEEIPAGKRALVESYQNLTRVADYCESNYVQAQDKRKALEETKAFTTQSLASVAYQINALANNVLQLLDIQASQLRRMESSINHISQTVDIHKEKVARREIGILTTNKNTARTHKIIAPANMERPVRYIRKPIDYAVLDDVGHGVKWMKAKQHGNNQSLRAGTLSRTNPPTQKPPSPPMSGRGTLGRNTSYKTLEPVKPPTVPNDYMTSPARLGNQQGAQHSPGCAASLNQRQRTHSGSSGGSNSRENSGSSGIGIPIAVPTPSIPNSGPVVAPGPGPGPAPMSQFGTISRQISRHNPANSSVSTVSATGTYRRAPSVTSQFSFQQQLPHVNGGTPAYSHNSISDAPTPPPPPPPDDVAVFDESPPPPPPPPVDYEEEDASVVHYNDPYADGDPNWAPKNYVEKVVAIYDYCKDKDDELSFMEGAIIYVVKKNDDGWYEGVSSGVTGLFPGNYVESIIHYAD; translated from the exons ATGGCAGAGCTACAAATGTTGCTCGACGAGGAGATTCCGGCCGGCAAGAGAGCCCTCGTGGAGAGTTACCAGAACTTGACCCGAGTAGCGGACTACTGTGAGAGCAATTATGTGCAG GCCCAGGACAAGAGGAAAGCGCTGGAGGAGACCAAAGCCTTCACCACGCAGTCCCTGGCCAGCGTGGCCTACCAGATCAATGCCTTGGCCAACAACGTGCTGCAGCTGCTGGACATCCAGGCCTCGCAGCTCCGGCGCATGGAGTCGTCCATCAACCACATTTCTCAG ACCGTGGACATCCACAAAGAGAAGGTGGCCCGGCGGGAGATCGGCATCCTGACGACCAACAAGAACACGGCGAGGACCCACAAGATCATCGCGCCGGCCAACATGGAGCGCCCTGTGCGCTACATCAGGAAGCCCATCGACTACGCCGTTCTGGACGATGTCGGACATGGAGTCAAG TGGATGAAAGCCAAG CAACACGGAAACAATCAGTCACTCCGAGCGGGAACACTATCGCGGACCAACCCCCCCACGCAGAAACCACCCAGTCCGCCCATGTCAGGGCGCGGCACGCTCGG GCGCAACACATCCTACAAAACCTTGGAGCCGGTGAAACCCCCCACGGTGCCCAACGACTACATGACCAGCCCGGCCCGCCTGGGCAACCAGCAAGGCGCGCAGCACAGCCCGGGATGCGCGGCCTCGCTCAACCAGAGGCAGCGCACTCACAG CGGCAGCAGCGGGGGTAGCAACAGTCGGGAGAACAGCGGCAGCAGCGGCATCGGCATTCCCATCGCAGTGCCTACACCCTCCATTCCCAACTCTGGACCag tGGTGGCTCCCGGGCCGGGTCCGGGCCCCGCCCCAATGTCGCAGTTCGGCACCATCTCGCGGCAGATTTCACGGCACAACCCCGCCAACTCGTCGGTCTCCACGGTGTCGGCCACCGGCACCTACCGCCGGGCCCCGTCCGTCACCTCGCAGTTCTCCTTTCAGCAGCAGCTGCCTCACGTTAATGGAGGCACGCCCGCTTACAGCCACAACTCAA TCTCCGACGCCCCGACtccgcccccgccgccgcccccgGACGACGTGGCCGTGTTCGACGAgtccccgccgccgccgccccctccCCCGGTGGACTACGAGGAGGAGGACGCCTCGGTGGTGCACTACAACGACCCCTACGCCGACGGGGACCCCAACTGGGCACCCAAAAACTACGTGGAGAAAG TGGTCGCCATCTACGACTACTGCAAGGACAAGGACGACGAGCTCTCCTTCATGGAGGGCGCCATCATCTATGTGGTGAAAAAGAACGACGACGGCTGGTACGAGGGCGTCAGCAGCGGCGTCACCGGACTCTTCCCCGGAAACTATGTGGAAAGCATCATACACTACGCCGACTGA
- the abi1a gene encoding abl interactor 1a isoform X3, which produces MAELQMLLDEEIPAGKRALVESYQNLTRVADYCESNYVQAQDKRKALEETKAFTTQSLASVAYQINALANNVLQLLDIQASQLRRMESSINHISQTVDIHKEKVARREIGILTTNKNTARTHKIIAPANMERPVRYIRKPIDYAVLDDVGHGVKWMKAKQHGNNQSLRAGTLSRTNPPTQKPPSPPMSGRGTLGRNTSYKTLEPVKPPTVPNDYMTSPARLGNQQGAQHSPGCAASLNQRQRTHSGSSGGSNSRENSGSSGIGIPIAVPTPSIPNSGPGAPPPPPPPPPPTGLGPPPPPPPPPPIVVAPGPGPGPAPMSQFGTISRQISRHNPANSSVSTVSATGTYRRAPSVTSQFSFQQQLPHVNGGTPAYSHNSMCVAPPPPPPMPQLTPQIPLTGFVARMQESISDAPTPPPPPPPDDVAVFDESPPPPPPPPVDYEEEDASVVHYNDPYADGDPNWAPKNYVEKVVAIYDYCKDKDDELSFMEGAIIYVVKKNDDGWYEGVSSGVTGLFPGNYVESIIHYAD; this is translated from the exons ATGGCAGAGCTACAAATGTTGCTCGACGAGGAGATTCCGGCCGGCAAGAGAGCCCTCGTGGAGAGTTACCAGAACTTGACCCGAGTAGCGGACTACTGTGAGAGCAATTATGTGCAG GCCCAGGACAAGAGGAAAGCGCTGGAGGAGACCAAAGCCTTCACCACGCAGTCCCTGGCCAGCGTGGCCTACCAGATCAATGCCTTGGCCAACAACGTGCTGCAGCTGCTGGACATCCAGGCCTCGCAGCTCCGGCGCATGGAGTCGTCCATCAACCACATTTCTCAG ACCGTGGACATCCACAAAGAGAAGGTGGCCCGGCGGGAGATCGGCATCCTGACGACCAACAAGAACACGGCGAGGACCCACAAGATCATCGCGCCGGCCAACATGGAGCGCCCTGTGCGCTACATCAGGAAGCCCATCGACTACGCCGTTCTGGACGATGTCGGACATGGAGTCAAG TGGATGAAAGCCAAG CAACACGGAAACAATCAGTCACTCCGAGCGGGAACACTATCGCGGACCAACCCCCCCACGCAGAAACCACCCAGTCCGCCCATGTCAGGGCGCGGCACGCTCGG GCGCAACACATCCTACAAAACCTTGGAGCCGGTGAAACCCCCCACGGTGCCCAACGACTACATGACCAGCCCGGCCCGCCTGGGCAACCAGCAAGGCGCGCAGCACAGCCCGGGATGCGCGGCCTCGCTCAACCAGAGGCAGCGCACTCACAG CGGCAGCAGCGGGGGTAGCAACAGTCGGGAGAACAGCGGCAGCAGCGGCATCGGCATTCCCATCGCAGTGCCTACACCCTCCATTCCCAACTCTGGACCag GTGCGcctccaccgccgccgccgcctcctcctccgacCGGGCTCGGACCTCCACCtccaccccctcctcctcctcccataG tGGTGGCTCCCGGGCCGGGTCCGGGCCCCGCCCCAATGTCGCAGTTCGGCACCATCTCGCGGCAGATTTCACGGCACAACCCCGCCAACTCGTCGGTCTCCACGGTGTCGGCCACCGGCACCTACCGCCGGGCCCCGTCCGTCACCTCGCAGTTCTCCTTTCAGCAGCAGCTGCCTCACGTTAATGGAGGCACGCCCGCTTACAGCCACAACTCAA TGTGCGTGgcgccccctccccctcccccgaTGCCCCAGCTGACGCCACAGATCCCCCTGACTGGCTTTGTGGCCAGGATGCAGGAGAGCA TCTCCGACGCCCCGACtccgcccccgccgccgcccccgGACGACGTGGCCGTGTTCGACGAgtccccgccgccgccgccccctccCCCGGTGGACTACGAGGAGGAGGACGCCTCGGTGGTGCACTACAACGACCCCTACGCCGACGGGGACCCCAACTGGGCACCCAAAAACTACGTGGAGAAAG TGGTCGCCATCTACGACTACTGCAAGGACAAGGACGACGAGCTCTCCTTCATGGAGGGCGCCATCATCTATGTGGTGAAAAAGAACGACGACGGCTGGTACGAGGGCGTCAGCAGCGGCGTCACCGGACTCTTCCCCGGAAACTATGTGGAAAGCATCATACACTACGCCGACTGA
- the abi1a gene encoding abl interactor 1a isoform X6, with protein MAELQMLLDEEIPAGKRALVESYQNLTRVADYCESNYVQAQDKRKALEETKAFTTQSLASVAYQINALANNVLQLLDIQASQLRRMESSINHISQTVDIHKEKVARREIGILTTNKNTARTHKIIAPANMERPVRYIRKPIDYAVLDDVGHGVKQHGNNQSLRAGTLSRTNPPTQKPPSPPMSGRGTLGRNTSYKTLEPVKPPTVPNDYMTSPARLGNQQGAQHSPGCAASLNQRQRTHSGSSGGSNSRENSGSSGIGIPIAVPTPSIPNSGPVVAPGPGPGPAPMSQFGTISRQISRHNPANSSVSTVSATGTYRRAPSVTSQFSFQQQLPHVNGGTPAYSHNSMCVAPPPPPPMPQLTPQIPLTGFVARMQESISDAPTPPPPPPPDDVAVFDESPPPPPPPPVDYEEEDASVVHYNDPYADGDPNWAPKNYVEKVVAIYDYCKDKDDELSFMEGAIIYVVKKNDDGWYEGVSSGVTGLFPGNYVESIIHYAD; from the exons ATGGCAGAGCTACAAATGTTGCTCGACGAGGAGATTCCGGCCGGCAAGAGAGCCCTCGTGGAGAGTTACCAGAACTTGACCCGAGTAGCGGACTACTGTGAGAGCAATTATGTGCAG GCCCAGGACAAGAGGAAAGCGCTGGAGGAGACCAAAGCCTTCACCACGCAGTCCCTGGCCAGCGTGGCCTACCAGATCAATGCCTTGGCCAACAACGTGCTGCAGCTGCTGGACATCCAGGCCTCGCAGCTCCGGCGCATGGAGTCGTCCATCAACCACATTTCTCAG ACCGTGGACATCCACAAAGAGAAGGTGGCCCGGCGGGAGATCGGCATCCTGACGACCAACAAGAACACGGCGAGGACCCACAAGATCATCGCGCCGGCCAACATGGAGCGCCCTGTGCGCTACATCAGGAAGCCCATCGACTACGCCGTTCTGGACGATGTCGGACATGGAGTCAAG CAACACGGAAACAATCAGTCACTCCGAGCGGGAACACTATCGCGGACCAACCCCCCCACGCAGAAACCACCCAGTCCGCCCATGTCAGGGCGCGGCACGCTCGG GCGCAACACATCCTACAAAACCTTGGAGCCGGTGAAACCCCCCACGGTGCCCAACGACTACATGACCAGCCCGGCCCGCCTGGGCAACCAGCAAGGCGCGCAGCACAGCCCGGGATGCGCGGCCTCGCTCAACCAGAGGCAGCGCACTCACAG CGGCAGCAGCGGGGGTAGCAACAGTCGGGAGAACAGCGGCAGCAGCGGCATCGGCATTCCCATCGCAGTGCCTACACCCTCCATTCCCAACTCTGGACCag tGGTGGCTCCCGGGCCGGGTCCGGGCCCCGCCCCAATGTCGCAGTTCGGCACCATCTCGCGGCAGATTTCACGGCACAACCCCGCCAACTCGTCGGTCTCCACGGTGTCGGCCACCGGCACCTACCGCCGGGCCCCGTCCGTCACCTCGCAGTTCTCCTTTCAGCAGCAGCTGCCTCACGTTAATGGAGGCACGCCCGCTTACAGCCACAACTCAA TGTGCGTGgcgccccctccccctcccccgaTGCCCCAGCTGACGCCACAGATCCCCCTGACTGGCTTTGTGGCCAGGATGCAGGAGAGCA TCTCCGACGCCCCGACtccgcccccgccgccgcccccgGACGACGTGGCCGTGTTCGACGAgtccccgccgccgccgccccctccCCCGGTGGACTACGAGGAGGAGGACGCCTCGGTGGTGCACTACAACGACCCCTACGCCGACGGGGACCCCAACTGGGCACCCAAAAACTACGTGGAGAAAG TGGTCGCCATCTACGACTACTGCAAGGACAAGGACGACGAGCTCTCCTTCATGGAGGGCGCCATCATCTATGTGGTGAAAAAGAACGACGACGGCTGGTACGAGGGCGTCAGCAGCGGCGTCACCGGACTCTTCCCCGGAAACTATGTGGAAAGCATCATACACTACGCCGACTGA
- the abi1a gene encoding abl interactor 1a isoform X8, with protein MAELQMLLDEEIPAGKRALVESYQNLTRVADYCESNYVQAQDKRKALEETKAFTTQSLASVAYQINALANNVLQLLDIQASQLRRMESSINHISQTVDIHKEKVARREIGILTTNKNTARTHKIIAPANMERPVRYIRKPIDYAVLDDVGHGVKQHGNNQSLRAGTLSRTNPPTQKPPSPPMSGRGTLGRNTSYKTLEPVKPPTVPNDYMTSPARLGNQQGAQHSPGCAASLNQRQRTHSGSSGGSNSRENSGSSGIGIPIAVPTPSIPNSGPVVAPGPGPGPAPMSQFGTISRQISRHNPANSSVSTVSATGTYRRAPSVTSQFSFQQQLPHVNGGTPAYSHNSISDAPTPPPPPPPDDVAVFDESPPPPPPPPVDYEEEDASVVHYNDPYADGDPNWAPKNYVEKVVAIYDYCKDKDDELSFMEGAIIYVVKKNDDGWYEGVSSGVTGLFPGNYVESIIHYAD; from the exons ATGGCAGAGCTACAAATGTTGCTCGACGAGGAGATTCCGGCCGGCAAGAGAGCCCTCGTGGAGAGTTACCAGAACTTGACCCGAGTAGCGGACTACTGTGAGAGCAATTATGTGCAG GCCCAGGACAAGAGGAAAGCGCTGGAGGAGACCAAAGCCTTCACCACGCAGTCCCTGGCCAGCGTGGCCTACCAGATCAATGCCTTGGCCAACAACGTGCTGCAGCTGCTGGACATCCAGGCCTCGCAGCTCCGGCGCATGGAGTCGTCCATCAACCACATTTCTCAG ACCGTGGACATCCACAAAGAGAAGGTGGCCCGGCGGGAGATCGGCATCCTGACGACCAACAAGAACACGGCGAGGACCCACAAGATCATCGCGCCGGCCAACATGGAGCGCCCTGTGCGCTACATCAGGAAGCCCATCGACTACGCCGTTCTGGACGATGTCGGACATGGAGTCAAG CAACACGGAAACAATCAGTCACTCCGAGCGGGAACACTATCGCGGACCAACCCCCCCACGCAGAAACCACCCAGTCCGCCCATGTCAGGGCGCGGCACGCTCGG GCGCAACACATCCTACAAAACCTTGGAGCCGGTGAAACCCCCCACGGTGCCCAACGACTACATGACCAGCCCGGCCCGCCTGGGCAACCAGCAAGGCGCGCAGCACAGCCCGGGATGCGCGGCCTCGCTCAACCAGAGGCAGCGCACTCACAG CGGCAGCAGCGGGGGTAGCAACAGTCGGGAGAACAGCGGCAGCAGCGGCATCGGCATTCCCATCGCAGTGCCTACACCCTCCATTCCCAACTCTGGACCag tGGTGGCTCCCGGGCCGGGTCCGGGCCCCGCCCCAATGTCGCAGTTCGGCACCATCTCGCGGCAGATTTCACGGCACAACCCCGCCAACTCGTCGGTCTCCACGGTGTCGGCCACCGGCACCTACCGCCGGGCCCCGTCCGTCACCTCGCAGTTCTCCTTTCAGCAGCAGCTGCCTCACGTTAATGGAGGCACGCCCGCTTACAGCCACAACTCAA TCTCCGACGCCCCGACtccgcccccgccgccgcccccgGACGACGTGGCCGTGTTCGACGAgtccccgccgccgccgccccctccCCCGGTGGACTACGAGGAGGAGGACGCCTCGGTGGTGCACTACAACGACCCCTACGCCGACGGGGACCCCAACTGGGCACCCAAAAACTACGTGGAGAAAG TGGTCGCCATCTACGACTACTGCAAGGACAAGGACGACGAGCTCTCCTTCATGGAGGGCGCCATCATCTATGTGGTGAAAAAGAACGACGACGGCTGGTACGAGGGCGTCAGCAGCGGCGTCACCGGACTCTTCCCCGGAAACTATGTGGAAAGCATCATACACTACGCCGACTGA
- the abi1a gene encoding abl interactor 1a isoform X2 gives MAELQMLLDEEIPAGKRALVESYQNLTRVADYCESNYVQAQDKRKALEETKAFTTQSLASVAYQINALANNVLQLLDIQASQLRRMESSINHISQTVDIHKEKVARREIGILTTNKNTARTHKIIAPANMERPVRYIRKPIDYAVLDDVGHGVKQHGNNQSLRAGTLSRTNPPTQKPPSPPMSGRGTLGRNTSYKTLEPVKPPTVPNDYMTSPARLGNQQGAQHSPGCAASLNQRQRTHSGSSGGSNSRENSGSSGIGIPIAVPTPSIPNSGPVPFMTSPPGAPPPPPPPPPPTGLGPPPPPPPPPPIVVAPGPGPGPAPMSQFGTISRQISRHNPANSSVSTVSATGTYRRAPSVTSQFSFQQQLPHVNGGTPAYSHNSMCVAPPPPPPMPQLTPQIPLTGFVARMQESISDAPTPPPPPPPDDVAVFDESPPPPPPPPVDYEEEDASVVHYNDPYADGDPNWAPKNYVEKVVAIYDYCKDKDDELSFMEGAIIYVVKKNDDGWYEGVSSGVTGLFPGNYVESIIHYAD, from the exons ATGGCAGAGCTACAAATGTTGCTCGACGAGGAGATTCCGGCCGGCAAGAGAGCCCTCGTGGAGAGTTACCAGAACTTGACCCGAGTAGCGGACTACTGTGAGAGCAATTATGTGCAG GCCCAGGACAAGAGGAAAGCGCTGGAGGAGACCAAAGCCTTCACCACGCAGTCCCTGGCCAGCGTGGCCTACCAGATCAATGCCTTGGCCAACAACGTGCTGCAGCTGCTGGACATCCAGGCCTCGCAGCTCCGGCGCATGGAGTCGTCCATCAACCACATTTCTCAG ACCGTGGACATCCACAAAGAGAAGGTGGCCCGGCGGGAGATCGGCATCCTGACGACCAACAAGAACACGGCGAGGACCCACAAGATCATCGCGCCGGCCAACATGGAGCGCCCTGTGCGCTACATCAGGAAGCCCATCGACTACGCCGTTCTGGACGATGTCGGACATGGAGTCAAG CAACACGGAAACAATCAGTCACTCCGAGCGGGAACACTATCGCGGACCAACCCCCCCACGCAGAAACCACCCAGTCCGCCCATGTCAGGGCGCGGCACGCTCGG GCGCAACACATCCTACAAAACCTTGGAGCCGGTGAAACCCCCCACGGTGCCCAACGACTACATGACCAGCCCGGCCCGCCTGGGCAACCAGCAAGGCGCGCAGCACAGCCCGGGATGCGCGGCCTCGCTCAACCAGAGGCAGCGCACTCACAG CGGCAGCAGCGGGGGTAGCAACAGTCGGGAGAACAGCGGCAGCAGCGGCATCGGCATTCCCATCGCAGTGCCTACACCCTCCATTCCCAACTCTGGACCag TCCCATTCATGACATCCCCCCCAGGTGCGcctccaccgccgccgccgcctcctcctccgacCGGGCTCGGACCTCCACCtccaccccctcctcctcctcccataG tGGTGGCTCCCGGGCCGGGTCCGGGCCCCGCCCCAATGTCGCAGTTCGGCACCATCTCGCGGCAGATTTCACGGCACAACCCCGCCAACTCGTCGGTCTCCACGGTGTCGGCCACCGGCACCTACCGCCGGGCCCCGTCCGTCACCTCGCAGTTCTCCTTTCAGCAGCAGCTGCCTCACGTTAATGGAGGCACGCCCGCTTACAGCCACAACTCAA TGTGCGTGgcgccccctccccctcccccgaTGCCCCAGCTGACGCCACAGATCCCCCTGACTGGCTTTGTGGCCAGGATGCAGGAGAGCA TCTCCGACGCCCCGACtccgcccccgccgccgcccccgGACGACGTGGCCGTGTTCGACGAgtccccgccgccgccgccccctccCCCGGTGGACTACGAGGAGGAGGACGCCTCGGTGGTGCACTACAACGACCCCTACGCCGACGGGGACCCCAACTGGGCACCCAAAAACTACGTGGAGAAAG TGGTCGCCATCTACGACTACTGCAAGGACAAGGACGACGAGCTCTCCTTCATGGAGGGCGCCATCATCTATGTGGTGAAAAAGAACGACGACGGCTGGTACGAGGGCGTCAGCAGCGGCGTCACCGGACTCTTCCCCGGAAACTATGTGGAAAGCATCATACACTACGCCGACTGA
- the abi1a gene encoding abl interactor 1a isoform X11, whose amino-acid sequence MAELQMLLDEEIPAGKRALVESYQNLTRVADYCESNYVQAQDKRKALEETKAFTTQSLASVAYQINALANNVLQLLDIQASQLRRMESSINHISQTVDIHKEKVARREIGILTTNKNTARTHKIIAPANMERPVRYIRKPIDYAVLDDVGHGVKWMKAKQHGNNQSLRAGTLSRTNPPTQKPPSPPMSGRGTLGRNTSYKTLEPVKPPTVPNDYMTSPARLGNQQGAQHSPGCAASLNQRQRTHSGSSGGSNSRENSGSSGIGIPIAVPTPSIPNSGPGAPPPPPPPPPPTGLGPPPPPPPPPPIVSDAPTPPPPPPPDDVAVFDESPPPPPPPPVDYEEEDASVVHYNDPYADGDPNWAPKNYVEKVVAIYDYCKDKDDELSFMEGAIIYVVKKNDDGWYEGVSSGVTGLFPGNYVESIIHYAD is encoded by the exons ATGGCAGAGCTACAAATGTTGCTCGACGAGGAGATTCCGGCCGGCAAGAGAGCCCTCGTGGAGAGTTACCAGAACTTGACCCGAGTAGCGGACTACTGTGAGAGCAATTATGTGCAG GCCCAGGACAAGAGGAAAGCGCTGGAGGAGACCAAAGCCTTCACCACGCAGTCCCTGGCCAGCGTGGCCTACCAGATCAATGCCTTGGCCAACAACGTGCTGCAGCTGCTGGACATCCAGGCCTCGCAGCTCCGGCGCATGGAGTCGTCCATCAACCACATTTCTCAG ACCGTGGACATCCACAAAGAGAAGGTGGCCCGGCGGGAGATCGGCATCCTGACGACCAACAAGAACACGGCGAGGACCCACAAGATCATCGCGCCGGCCAACATGGAGCGCCCTGTGCGCTACATCAGGAAGCCCATCGACTACGCCGTTCTGGACGATGTCGGACATGGAGTCAAG TGGATGAAAGCCAAG CAACACGGAAACAATCAGTCACTCCGAGCGGGAACACTATCGCGGACCAACCCCCCCACGCAGAAACCACCCAGTCCGCCCATGTCAGGGCGCGGCACGCTCGG GCGCAACACATCCTACAAAACCTTGGAGCCGGTGAAACCCCCCACGGTGCCCAACGACTACATGACCAGCCCGGCCCGCCTGGGCAACCAGCAAGGCGCGCAGCACAGCCCGGGATGCGCGGCCTCGCTCAACCAGAGGCAGCGCACTCACAG CGGCAGCAGCGGGGGTAGCAACAGTCGGGAGAACAGCGGCAGCAGCGGCATCGGCATTCCCATCGCAGTGCCTACACCCTCCATTCCCAACTCTGGACCag GTGCGcctccaccgccgccgccgcctcctcctccgacCGGGCTCGGACCTCCACCtccaccccctcctcctcctcccataG TCTCCGACGCCCCGACtccgcccccgccgccgcccccgGACGACGTGGCCGTGTTCGACGAgtccccgccgccgccgccccctccCCCGGTGGACTACGAGGAGGAGGACGCCTCGGTGGTGCACTACAACGACCCCTACGCCGACGGGGACCCCAACTGGGCACCCAAAAACTACGTGGAGAAAG TGGTCGCCATCTACGACTACTGCAAGGACAAGGACGACGAGCTCTCCTTCATGGAGGGCGCCATCATCTATGTGGTGAAAAAGAACGACGACGGCTGGTACGAGGGCGTCAGCAGCGGCGTCACCGGACTCTTCCCCGGAAACTATGTGGAAAGCATCATACACTACGCCGACTGA
- the abi1a gene encoding abl interactor 1a isoform X5 → MAELQMLLDEEIPAGKRALVESYQNLTRVADYCESNYVQAQDKRKALEETKAFTTQSLASVAYQINALANNVLQLLDIQASQLRRMESSINHISQTVDIHKEKVARREIGILTTNKNTARTHKIIAPANMERPVRYIRKPIDYAVLDDVGHGVKWMKAKQHGNNQSLRAGTLSRTNPPTQKPPSPPMSGRGTLGRNTSYKTLEPVKPPTVPNDYMTSPARLGNQQGAQHSPGCAASLNQRQRTHSGSSGGSNSRENSGSSGIGIPIAVPTPSIPNSGPVVAPGPGPGPAPMSQFGTISRQISRHNPANSSVSTVSATGTYRRAPSVTSQFSFQQQLPHVNGGTPAYSHNSMCVAPPPPPPMPQLTPQIPLTGFVARMQESISDAPTPPPPPPPDDVAVFDESPPPPPPPPVDYEEEDASVVHYNDPYADGDPNWAPKNYVEKVVAIYDYCKDKDDELSFMEGAIIYVVKKNDDGWYEGVSSGVTGLFPGNYVESIIHYAD, encoded by the exons ATGGCAGAGCTACAAATGTTGCTCGACGAGGAGATTCCGGCCGGCAAGAGAGCCCTCGTGGAGAGTTACCAGAACTTGACCCGAGTAGCGGACTACTGTGAGAGCAATTATGTGCAG GCCCAGGACAAGAGGAAAGCGCTGGAGGAGACCAAAGCCTTCACCACGCAGTCCCTGGCCAGCGTGGCCTACCAGATCAATGCCTTGGCCAACAACGTGCTGCAGCTGCTGGACATCCAGGCCTCGCAGCTCCGGCGCATGGAGTCGTCCATCAACCACATTTCTCAG ACCGTGGACATCCACAAAGAGAAGGTGGCCCGGCGGGAGATCGGCATCCTGACGACCAACAAGAACACGGCGAGGACCCACAAGATCATCGCGCCGGCCAACATGGAGCGCCCTGTGCGCTACATCAGGAAGCCCATCGACTACGCCGTTCTGGACGATGTCGGACATGGAGTCAAG TGGATGAAAGCCAAG CAACACGGAAACAATCAGTCACTCCGAGCGGGAACACTATCGCGGACCAACCCCCCCACGCAGAAACCACCCAGTCCGCCCATGTCAGGGCGCGGCACGCTCGG GCGCAACACATCCTACAAAACCTTGGAGCCGGTGAAACCCCCCACGGTGCCCAACGACTACATGACCAGCCCGGCCCGCCTGGGCAACCAGCAAGGCGCGCAGCACAGCCCGGGATGCGCGGCCTCGCTCAACCAGAGGCAGCGCACTCACAG CGGCAGCAGCGGGGGTAGCAACAGTCGGGAGAACAGCGGCAGCAGCGGCATCGGCATTCCCATCGCAGTGCCTACACCCTCCATTCCCAACTCTGGACCag tGGTGGCTCCCGGGCCGGGTCCGGGCCCCGCCCCAATGTCGCAGTTCGGCACCATCTCGCGGCAGATTTCACGGCACAACCCCGCCAACTCGTCGGTCTCCACGGTGTCGGCCACCGGCACCTACCGCCGGGCCCCGTCCGTCACCTCGCAGTTCTCCTTTCAGCAGCAGCTGCCTCACGTTAATGGAGGCACGCCCGCTTACAGCCACAACTCAA TGTGCGTGgcgccccctccccctcccccgaTGCCCCAGCTGACGCCACAGATCCCCCTGACTGGCTTTGTGGCCAGGATGCAGGAGAGCA TCTCCGACGCCCCGACtccgcccccgccgccgcccccgGACGACGTGGCCGTGTTCGACGAgtccccgccgccgccgccccctccCCCGGTGGACTACGAGGAGGAGGACGCCTCGGTGGTGCACTACAACGACCCCTACGCCGACGGGGACCCCAACTGGGCACCCAAAAACTACGTGGAGAAAG TGGTCGCCATCTACGACTACTGCAAGGACAAGGACGACGAGCTCTCCTTCATGGAGGGCGCCATCATCTATGTGGTGAAAAAGAACGACGACGGCTGGTACGAGGGCGTCAGCAGCGGCGTCACCGGACTCTTCCCCGGAAACTATGTGGAAAGCATCATACACTACGCCGACTGA